A genomic segment from Alistipes senegalensis JC50 encodes:
- a CDS encoding glycoside hydrolase family 2 TIM barrel-domain containing protein: MPKVKRLLFLALCAATAVSAKAPAERWLDPECFAVNRAPMRTSFIVFPTASEAVPENDHTLSPFYRTLNGEWAFLRAERPGAEPEGFFRPGYDDSSWGVMPVPGIWELNGCGDPVYTNKPYPWHKFFEVKPPLVPHEQNYTGLYRRSVRIPADWQSRDVFIHIGSAISNVTLWVNGREAGYSEDSKLEAEFDITRHITPGRDNLIVLRVNRWCDGSYLEDQDFWRLSGIGRDCYLYARDRRRLADVRLTPDLVNDYRDGTLRAEVTATPGVGSVRLTLRDDEGRTLDTRTLRPRRNSVSTTFEVAAPKQWSAEAPNLYTLTAEALAADGSVTEAAAFRVGFRKVEIRGGQLLVNGKPILIKGVNRHEMEPNTGYCVTREEMVRDIREMKRLNMNAVRTCHYPDVPLWYDLCDEYGLYVVDEANVESHGWHYRDKSKNLAGDPAFAAAHLDRNRRMVLRDYNHPSIIVWSTGNEAGNGPNFERCYDWIKAFDPSRPVQYEQASYHGDYNTDIVCPMYWSYEQCGKYLAADPEKPLIQCEYAHAMGNSLGGFEEYWEMIRREPKYQGGFIWDFADQALAWRSPEGKLIYRYGGDYNAADASDSTFCCNGVLAADRTWHPHAYEVKHQHRPIHTSALDLEKGVVNVYNENFFTDLSPYRLLWEITADGQPVLSGAVEHLDVTPQATAAVTLGYKPEQLRDLGGELLLTVRYQLRERLGLLDALHEVAADQLVLRGDDPAARFAAEAPAGALRVEGKSVSGDGFSVGFDPASGFIRSYRLRNDELLAGLLRPNFYRAATDNDLGVRQTGKYPDSRMWATAEPQLVGFALTAGDSEAEAVADYTIPAVGARLRLTYTIFADGSVRVSEAMTADPARKDVAELMRFGMAFETPGMFDAVEYYGRGPMENYADRAGAAFVGRYTQRVADQFHMKYASPQESGTRGGLRWWRLTDPTGLGIEICSDRHFSASAIPYSIPQLDNGSSEYVRHPDDLVSDGRTHVNIESVQSGLGCVNSWGRLPLPQYRLPYQDYVFNFVLRPVTGGR; the protein is encoded by the coding sequence ATGCCGAAAGTGAAAAGACTGCTATTTCTCGCCCTCTGCGCCGCCACGGCGGTTTCAGCGAAAGCCCCCGCGGAGCGTTGGCTCGATCCGGAGTGCTTCGCCGTGAACCGCGCGCCCATGCGCACGAGCTTCATCGTCTTCCCGACGGCCTCCGAGGCCGTTCCCGAGAACGACCACACCCTTTCGCCCTTCTACCGGACGCTCAACGGCGAATGGGCCTTCCTGCGCGCGGAGCGTCCGGGTGCGGAGCCCGAGGGATTCTTCCGCCCCGGCTACGACGACTCGTCGTGGGGCGTGATGCCCGTGCCGGGAATCTGGGAGCTGAACGGCTGCGGCGATCCGGTCTACACGAACAAGCCCTACCCGTGGCACAAATTCTTCGAGGTGAAGCCTCCGCTGGTTCCCCATGAACAGAACTATACGGGGCTCTACCGCCGCAGCGTCCGGATTCCCGCCGACTGGCAGAGCCGCGACGTGTTCATCCACATCGGCTCGGCGATCTCGAACGTGACGCTCTGGGTCAACGGCCGCGAGGCGGGTTACAGCGAGGACAGCAAGCTCGAAGCCGAATTCGACATCACCCGCCATATCACGCCCGGGCGCGACAACCTGATCGTGCTGCGCGTCAACCGCTGGTGCGACGGTTCGTATCTCGAAGACCAGGATTTCTGGCGCCTTTCGGGCATCGGCCGCGACTGCTACCTCTACGCCCGCGACCGGCGGCGTCTGGCCGACGTGCGGCTGACGCCCGATCTGGTGAACGACTACCGCGACGGCACGCTGCGCGCCGAGGTGACCGCGACGCCGGGTGTCGGCAGCGTCCGGCTGACGCTCCGCGACGACGAGGGCCGCACGCTCGACACCCGCACGCTCCGCCCCCGCCGCAACAGCGTCTCGACGACCTTCGAGGTCGCGGCCCCGAAACAATGGAGCGCCGAGGCCCCGAACCTCTACACGCTCACGGCCGAAGCCCTCGCCGCCGACGGCAGTGTGACCGAAGCCGCGGCGTTCCGCGTGGGATTCCGCAAGGTCGAGATCCGCGGCGGGCAGCTGCTGGTCAACGGCAAGCCGATTCTCATCAAGGGGGTCAACCGGCACGAGATGGAGCCCAACACGGGCTACTGCGTTACGCGCGAAGAGATGGTGCGCGACATCCGCGAGATGAAGCGGCTGAACATGAACGCCGTGCGCACGTGCCACTATCCCGACGTACCGCTGTGGTACGACCTATGCGACGAATACGGGCTCTACGTCGTGGACGAAGCCAACGTCGAGTCGCACGGCTGGCACTACCGCGACAAATCGAAGAACCTCGCAGGCGATCCCGCCTTCGCCGCCGCGCACCTCGACCGCAACCGCCGCATGGTGCTGCGCGACTACAACCACCCCTCGATCATCGTCTGGAGCACGGGCAACGAAGCCGGAAACGGCCCCAATTTCGAACGCTGCTACGACTGGATCAAAGCCTTCGACCCGTCGCGGCCCGTGCAGTACGAACAAGCGTCCTACCACGGGGACTACAACACCGACATCGTCTGCCCGATGTACTGGAGCTACGAGCAATGCGGGAAATACCTCGCCGCCGATCCCGAGAAACCGCTTATCCAATGCGAATACGCCCACGCTATGGGCAACTCGCTGGGCGGGTTCGAGGAGTACTGGGAGATGATCCGCCGCGAACCGAAATATCAGGGCGGATTCATCTGGGACTTCGCCGATCAGGCCCTCGCCTGGCGCAGTCCCGAAGGGAAGCTGATCTATCGCTACGGCGGCGACTACAACGCCGCGGACGCTTCGGACAGCACCTTCTGCTGCAACGGCGTGCTGGCCGCCGACCGCACGTGGCATCCCCACGCCTACGAGGTGAAGCACCAGCACCGGCCGATCCACACCTCGGCCCTCGATTTGGAAAAGGGCGTCGTGAACGTCTACAACGAAAACTTCTTCACGGACCTCTCGCCCTACCGGCTCCTCTGGGAGATCACCGCGGACGGGCAGCCCGTGCTGAGCGGCGCGGTCGAGCATCTCGACGTGACCCCGCAGGCCACCGCCGCCGTGACGCTGGGCTACAAGCCCGAACAGCTCCGGGACCTCGGCGGCGAATTGCTGCTCACGGTGCGTTACCAGTTGCGCGAGCGGCTGGGACTGCTCGACGCGCTCCACGAGGTCGCCGCCGACCAGCTCGTACTGCGCGGCGACGACCCGGCGGCCCGCTTCGCGGCCGAGGCTCCGGCCGGAGCGCTCCGCGTGGAGGGCAAAAGCGTCTCGGGCGATGGATTCTCGGTCGGATTCGATCCGGCGAGCGGTTTCATCCGCTCCTACCGCCTGCGCAACGACGAGTTGCTGGCAGGGCTCCTGCGGCCCAATTTCTACCGTGCGGCCACGGACAACGACCTCGGCGTGCGCCAAACGGGAAAATATCCCGACAGCCGGATGTGGGCGACGGCCGAACCGCAGCTCGTCGGTTTCGCCCTCACGGCCGGAGACAGCGAAGCCGAAGCCGTCGCCGACTACACGATTCCCGCCGTGGGCGCACGGCTCCGCCTCACCTACACGATCTTCGCCGACGGTTCGGTCCGCGTCAGCGAGGCGATGACAGCCGACCCGGCACGCAAGGACGTGGCCGAACTGATGCGTTTCGGCATGGCTTTCGAGACCCCGGGGATGTTCGACGCCGTGGAGTACTACGGCCGGGGGCCGATGGAAAACTACGCCGACCGCGCCGGCGCCGCTTTCGTGGGGCGTTACACGCAACGCGTCGCCGACCAGTTCCATATGAAATACGCCAGTCCCCAGGAGTCGGGAACGCGCGGAGGACTGCGCTGGTGGCGGCTGACCGACCCCACGGGGCTCGGAATCGAGATCTGCTCCGACCGTCATTTCTCGGCGTCGGCCATCCCCTACTCCATACCCCAGCTCGACAACGGATCGTCCGAATATGTCCGCCACCCCGACGACCTCGTTTCAGACGGACGCACGCACGTCAACATCGAAAGCGTCCAGTCCGGACTGGGGTGCGTGAACAGCTGGGGACGCCTGCCGCTGCCGCAATACCGCCTGCCGTATCAGGACTACGTGTTCAACTTCGTGCTGCGTCCCGTGACGGGAGGACGATAA
- a CDS encoding beta-N-acetylhexosaminidase, with translation MRKILILAASFLFAACAEAPQPEADVIPRPVSVERGDGTFRLGRSCPVGYDDPALQSAAALCAGYLTQAGVRNPVVEDKPVHHGVDLQLDGTLGSEEYTLSATRKGVSICGGSPRAVLYGVQTLRQLVDGGRVPVVEIRDEPHFSYRGAMFDAARYFYPVDDVKRFIDILALHKLNTFHWHLTDDQGWRIEIKRYPELTRIGSQRRETLIGHYKTSDEYDGKPHGGYYTQDEIREVVAYAAERCIDVIPEIELPGHSMAALASYPWLGCTQGPYEVRTTWYYSSDVLCAGRETTFEFLENVLAEVLELFPSKYIHVGGDECPKVRWKACPDCQRRMRREGLKDENALQSYFVCRIEKWLHAHGREMIGWDELLEGGVTPSTVVMSWRGTEGGIEAAKLGNRAIMSPRFYFYLDYYQTSDPEKNGEPLAIGRNVPIRKLYGYDPYDRLDEAQSRNILGVQANLWTEYISTMDHAEYMLLPRLAAMSEVAWATERRDYDDFVRRLGSLRGLYDREGYRYADFVFRGIE, from the coding sequence ATGAGAAAAATCCTGATCCTTGCCGCCTCGTTTCTCTTCGCCGCGTGCGCCGAGGCCCCGCAACCCGAAGCCGATGTCATTCCCCGGCCCGTATCGGTGGAGCGGGGCGACGGCACGTTCCGCCTCGGCCGCAGCTGCCCGGTCGGTTACGACGACCCGGCGCTGCAGTCCGCCGCCGCGCTGTGCGCCGGTTACCTGACCCAAGCGGGTGTGCGGAATCCCGTCGTAGAGGACAAACCCGTACACCACGGCGTCGACCTGCAGCTGGACGGCACGCTCGGCAGCGAGGAATATACGCTGAGCGCGACGCGGAAGGGCGTGTCGATCTGCGGCGGATCGCCCCGGGCGGTGCTCTACGGCGTGCAGACCCTGCGCCAGCTCGTCGACGGCGGCCGCGTTCCCGTCGTGGAAATCCGCGACGAGCCCCATTTCAGCTACCGCGGAGCGATGTTCGACGCGGCGCGGTATTTTTACCCCGTGGATGACGTCAAGCGGTTTATCGACATCCTGGCGCTGCACAAGCTCAACACCTTCCACTGGCACCTGACCGACGACCAGGGATGGCGCATCGAGATCAAACGCTATCCCGAACTGACGCGCATCGGGTCGCAGCGCCGGGAGACGCTGATCGGCCACTACAAGACCTCGGACGAATACGACGGGAAGCCCCACGGAGGCTACTACACGCAGGACGAAATCCGCGAGGTGGTGGCCTATGCCGCCGAACGCTGCATCGACGTCATTCCCGAGATCGAGCTTCCGGGACATTCGATGGCGGCCCTCGCGTCGTATCCGTGGCTGGGGTGCACGCAAGGTCCCTACGAGGTGCGCACAACGTGGTATTACAGCAGCGACGTGCTCTGCGCGGGCCGCGAAACGACCTTCGAATTCCTCGAAAACGTGCTTGCGGAGGTGCTCGAACTCTTCCCGTCGAAATACATCCACGTCGGCGGCGACGAATGCCCCAAGGTGCGGTGGAAAGCGTGCCCCGACTGTCAGCGCCGCATGCGCCGGGAGGGGCTGAAGGACGAGAACGCCCTTCAGAGCTATTTCGTGTGCCGCATCGAGAAGTGGCTCCACGCCCACGGCCGCGAAATGATCGGCTGGGACGAACTGCTCGAAGGCGGCGTCACGCCCTCGACGGTCGTCATGTCGTGGCGCGGCACGGAGGGCGGCATCGAGGCCGCGAAGCTCGGCAACCGGGCGATCATGTCCCCGCGGTTCTATTTCTACCTCGACTATTACCAGACCTCCGACCCGGAGAAGAACGGCGAACCGCTCGCGATCGGCCGCAACGTCCCGATCCGCAAACTCTACGGCTACGATCCCTACGACCGGCTCGACGAGGCGCAGAGCCGCAACATCCTCGGCGTCCAGGCCAATCTGTGGACCGAATACATCTCCACGATGGACCATGCCGAATACATGCTGCTGCCGCGTCTGGCGGCCATGTCCGAAGTGGCGTGGGCGACGGAAAGACGCGACTACGACGATTTCGTGCGCCGGCTCGGGAGCCTGCGCGGCCTGTACGACCGCGAGGGGTACCGCTATGCCGATTTCGTCTTCCGGGGTATCGAATAA
- a CDS encoding DUF5689 domain-containing protein, whose product MKTINSWKLLLLTALTVCAAACTDDPDEVPVIELGAVKGEYIVPAQSGTVEVEVYSNRGCNVSFLEATPWAEAHADRIPGDGAFSVTYEANDSFARVARLLLQDDSGRRRDTVYIRQEGLIEERLVFPAPNVSVKGSAAEGSVSVPLDTNIGSERLTTKITYPDEENAGWLSDVRIDDASGALLFATQANPDQENMRSAEITLSFTNGWDKVTAAKLYVVQANARDDFGTEKTFAEIRALCGPGQVVTVENDYYISAWVVSDAAGGNMGANPMTTESTINYEVCKKTAYVESIDGSLGFLIETETADDNIFMRYSRIQLSLKGVRLVHDTDPDRFALKGVKSAMIISSELGTAADIPRKEKRISQLTDDDIYTYVTLTDCELPIRKGPLTPINEGYANATGANRTEKCASLVRDIEGEHIYLYTNTTCLYRRDGSRLPYGSGKLSGIVVHELFPRFEWEDNASGDDESYGYIGRYQLRHVSKSDFDGLAEDFEESFSALLTEYRFLQYDNNKVYPTYGTNGYLTHSYKDGTGAIKILANEDFSYLGPVGNKSSFIFGSNIGNVNGMGIILEDGTDWWRDNPDVNSNTSGDTSGAGKGKVPRKNSAEGPAWVDWYWWDKTNDRGHAWIVNFSTEGIETDVLSMQVSVLNDRYDSGKYGSPRYFDVAWSETGDMNADGDWTYIASYTVPDMARWTPATRYWQYAGWKPVDVKLPLEMLGKKNVYIRLQAARNLGGSLDEYAAQPIDSPSCMNYFAIRYNK is encoded by the coding sequence ATGAAAACGATAAACAGTTGGAAACTACTGCTGCTGACGGCCCTCACGGTCTGTGCGGCAGCCTGCACCGACGATCCGGACGAAGTTCCCGTCATCGAACTCGGGGCCGTCAAGGGCGAATACATCGTGCCGGCACAGAGCGGCACGGTCGAGGTCGAGGTTTACAGCAACCGCGGCTGCAACGTCTCGTTCCTCGAAGCGACTCCCTGGGCCGAGGCCCACGCCGACCGGATTCCGGGCGACGGCGCGTTCAGCGTCACCTACGAAGCCAACGACTCCTTCGCCCGCGTGGCGCGCCTGCTGTTGCAGGACGACAGCGGACGCCGCCGCGACACGGTCTACATCCGTCAGGAGGGGCTGATCGAAGAGCGGCTGGTGTTCCCCGCGCCGAATGTCTCGGTGAAAGGCAGCGCCGCCGAAGGCTCCGTCTCGGTCCCGCTCGACACCAACATCGGCTCGGAGCGCCTCACGACCAAGATAACCTATCCCGACGAGGAGAACGCCGGCTGGCTCTCCGACGTACGCATCGACGACGCGTCGGGCGCGCTGCTCTTCGCCACGCAGGCCAACCCCGATCAGGAGAACATGCGGTCGGCGGAGATAACCCTCTCGTTCACCAACGGCTGGGACAAGGTTACGGCGGCCAAGCTCTATGTCGTGCAGGCCAACGCCCGCGACGATTTCGGAACCGAAAAGACGTTCGCCGAGATCCGCGCCCTGTGCGGCCCCGGGCAGGTCGTGACCGTCGAAAACGACTATTACATTTCGGCCTGGGTGGTCAGCGACGCCGCGGGCGGCAACATGGGAGCCAACCCCATGACCACCGAATCAACGATCAACTACGAGGTGTGCAAGAAGACCGCCTATGTCGAGAGCATCGACGGCAGCCTGGGCTTCCTGATCGAGACCGAAACGGCCGACGACAACATCTTCATGCGTTACAGCCGCATCCAGCTCTCGCTCAAAGGCGTGCGGCTCGTGCACGACACCGATCCCGACCGTTTCGCCCTCAAGGGCGTGAAGTCGGCCATGATCATCAGCTCGGAGCTGGGCACGGCGGCGGACATTCCGCGCAAGGAGAAGCGCATCAGCCAGCTGACCGACGACGACATCTACACCTACGTCACGCTCACCGACTGCGAACTGCCGATCCGCAAGGGTCCGCTCACGCCGATCAACGAGGGCTACGCCAATGCCACGGGCGCCAACCGCACGGAGAAGTGCGCGTCGCTCGTGCGCGACATCGAGGGCGAACACATCTACCTCTACACCAACACGACGTGTCTCTACCGCCGCGACGGCAGCCGCCTGCCCTACGGCTCGGGCAAACTTTCGGGCATCGTCGTCCACGAACTGTTCCCGCGCTTCGAGTGGGAGGACAATGCGAGCGGCGACGACGAATCGTACGGATACATCGGCCGCTATCAGCTGCGCCACGTCTCGAAATCGGATTTCGACGGACTGGCCGAAGATTTCGAGGAGAGTTTCTCGGCCCTGCTGACCGAATACCGCTTCCTGCAATACGACAACAACAAGGTCTACCCCACCTACGGCACGAACGGCTACCTCACGCACAGCTACAAGGACGGCACCGGGGCGATCAAGATTCTCGCCAACGAGGATTTCAGCTACCTCGGCCCCGTGGGCAACAAGTCCTCGTTCATCTTCGGGTCGAACATCGGCAACGTCAACGGCATGGGCATCATCCTCGAAGACGGGACCGACTGGTGGCGCGACAACCCCGACGTGAACAGCAACACTTCGGGCGACACGTCCGGCGCCGGCAAGGGCAAGGTTCCGCGCAAGAACAGCGCCGAAGGCCCGGCATGGGTCGATTGGTACTGGTGGGACAAGACCAACGACCGCGGGCATGCGTGGATCGTGAACTTCTCGACCGAAGGGATCGAAACCGACGTGCTGTCGATGCAGGTGAGCGTCCTGAACGACCGCTACGACAGCGGCAAATACGGTTCGCCGCGCTATTTCGACGTGGCATGGTCCGAGACGGGCGACATGAACGCCGACGGCGACTGGACCTACATCGCCTCCTACACCGTGCCCGACATGGCACGCTGGACCCCCGCGACACGCTACTGGCAGTATGCGGGCTGGAAACCCGTCGACGTGAAGCTCCCGCTCGAAATGCTCGGCAAAAAGAACGTCTACATCCGTCTGCAGGCGGCTCGGAACCTCGGCGGAAGCCTCGACGAGTACGCCGCACAGCCGATCGACTCGCCGTCGTGCATGAACTATTTCGCCATCCGTTACAACAAGTAA
- a CDS encoding BACON domain-containing protein, whose translation MRFSYKGIAWLAALCGALGGCNEPFEPTIRLAVDQNLVALPATEGMTRVMVYSTGNWSLSVDSESGDAWARIDRKSGRENGDFLFEYDANGGLSRKATIRIQSGDRACEVVMSQAAGIADPTLTVTPGSVALLGEGCPVTMTLSSNLGPDLARVQHEIAYGEESGEGWIGDVTLDDESLRFRVADNTTGAMRFATITLWVADGNGTRYETRATVTQSTEALRLTMTPAEETHAAAAYGETFEQAFECNIPEIYGDITLVCDYLTGAEGWLTNYRIDREAGLLSVKVPANPTAPRSARIALRYDDGEGGGITTGYVTLTQEKCDIGGVEGDQMENEKDDNEW comes from the coding sequence ATGAGATTCAGCTATAAAGGCATTGCATGGCTGGCGGCGCTCTGCGGGGCGCTGGGCGGCTGCAACGAGCCGTTCGAACCGACGATCCGGCTGGCCGTGGATCAGAATCTGGTCGCGCTGCCGGCGACGGAGGGCATGACCCGCGTGATGGTCTACTCGACCGGAAACTGGTCGCTCTCCGTGGATTCGGAGTCCGGGGACGCATGGGCGCGGATCGACCGGAAGTCGGGCCGCGAAAACGGCGATTTCCTCTTCGAATACGACGCCAACGGCGGTCTGTCGCGCAAGGCGACGATCCGCATCCAGTCCGGAGACCGCGCCTGCGAGGTGGTGATGTCGCAGGCCGCGGGCATCGCCGACCCGACACTGACCGTCACGCCCGGAAGCGTCGCGCTGCTGGGCGAGGGATGCCCCGTGACGATGACCCTTTCCAGCAACCTCGGCCCCGATCTGGCACGTGTGCAACACGAAATCGCCTATGGCGAGGAGAGCGGCGAAGGGTGGATCGGCGACGTGACGCTCGACGACGAATCGCTGCGCTTCAGGGTGGCGGACAACACGACCGGAGCCATGCGCTTCGCCACGATAACCCTCTGGGTCGCTGACGGCAACGGCACGCGCTACGAGACCCGCGCCACCGTCACGCAAAGCACCGAAGCGCTGCGCCTGACGATGACGCCCGCCGAGGAGACCCACGCGGCGGCGGCCTACGGCGAGACGTTCGAACAGGCGTTCGAGTGCAACATCCCGGAAATCTACGGCGACATAACGCTCGTATGCGACTACCTGACCGGAGCCGAAGGCTGGCTGACGAATTACCGCATCGACCGCGAAGCGGGGCTGCTGAGCGTGAAGGTCCCGGCCAATCCCACCGCACCGCGTTCGGCGCGCATCGCCCTGCGCTACGACGACGGCGAGGGGGGGGGTATCACCACCGGCTACGTGACCCTGACCCAGGAGAAGTGCGACATCGGCGGCGTGGAAGGCGACCAAATGGAGAATGAAAAGGACGACAACGAATGGTAA
- a CDS encoding RagB/SusD family nutrient uptake outer membrane protein, protein MKPMKIVLLTVAAVLAGACSLQESPEFFVNRSNFYRNKSECIAGLNSCYIPLKTIYNFNFGVMTEGVTDLLYHNSPTVYDSRLEISPALPGYGATVWTQCYKAVMYCNAAIEGIRHATVSEDDRSKLLAEGVILRAMYYYLLTSVFGDVPFYTIDVNTEELLNQTARLPRMSAVETRNYLIEELMEVVPDLDQVRSSEIADNRMGAAVGWMLAAKMAMWNKQWDTALEALGELEKIYGTLDQYPLSDIPFRMKNTPESILEIQHSYTSGGLIYTSNYACICMPNQTTAESGSDIFDGVKIEELGDDANVWPGMRPNLVFSAGLQTRTGGDRRVEMNLAWEYGGQEFKSVATRPWLGPKFWCPGMRDSYDSNNYKVFRYADAVLMMAECWCMKENLEQTKHYLNQVKSRAGIAEFSAFKSWERTLEEIQNERARELIGEFQRKFDLVRWGIWYTKTLESADYETVRNAILPCHEYYPIPDTQVVYSGYALDNKEYEKYGL, encoded by the coding sequence ATGAAACCGATGAAAATAGTTTTGCTGACGGTCGCGGCGGTGCTCGCAGGAGCCTGCTCGCTTCAGGAATCGCCCGAATTTTTCGTCAACCGGAGCAATTTCTACCGCAACAAGTCGGAGTGCATCGCCGGACTGAACAGCTGCTACATTCCGCTCAAGACGATCTATAATTTCAATTTCGGCGTGATGACCGAAGGCGTCACCGACCTGCTGTACCACAATTCGCCGACGGTCTACGATTCGCGCCTCGAAATCTCGCCCGCGCTGCCCGGCTACGGAGCCACGGTGTGGACCCAATGCTACAAGGCCGTGATGTACTGCAACGCCGCCATCGAAGGCATCCGCCACGCCACGGTGAGCGAGGACGACCGCAGCAAACTGCTGGCCGAGGGCGTGATCCTGCGGGCGATGTACTACTACCTGCTCACGTCGGTCTTCGGCGACGTGCCCTTCTACACGATCGACGTAAACACCGAGGAACTGCTCAACCAGACGGCCCGCCTGCCGCGCATGTCGGCCGTCGAAACGCGCAACTACCTGATCGAAGAGCTGATGGAGGTCGTTCCCGACCTCGACCAGGTGCGTTCGTCGGAGATCGCCGACAACCGCATGGGTGCGGCCGTCGGGTGGATGCTCGCCGCCAAGATGGCGATGTGGAACAAACAGTGGGACACGGCGCTCGAAGCGCTGGGCGAACTGGAAAAGATCTACGGCACGCTCGACCAATACCCGCTCTCGGACATTCCGTTCCGCATGAAGAACACCCCCGAGTCGATCCTCGAAATCCAGCACTCCTACACCTCCGGCGGGCTGATCTACACCTCGAACTACGCCTGTATCTGCATGCCCAACCAGACCACCGCCGAGTCGGGGTCGGACATTTTCGACGGCGTGAAGATCGAGGAGCTGGGCGACGATGCCAACGTGTGGCCCGGCATGCGGCCCAATCTGGTGTTCAGCGCCGGCTTGCAGACCCGCACGGGCGGCGACCGCCGCGTGGAGATGAACCTCGCGTGGGAGTACGGCGGGCAGGAGTTCAAGAGCGTCGCCACACGGCCCTGGCTGGGCCCCAAATTCTGGTGTCCCGGCATGCGCGACAGCTACGACTCGAACAACTACAAGGTGTTCCGCTATGCCGACGCCGTGCTGATGATGGCCGAGTGCTGGTGCATGAAGGAGAACCTCGAACAGACCAAGCATTATCTCAATCAGGTGAAGAGCCGTGCGGGCATCGCCGAGTTCTCGGCCTTCAAGAGCTGGGAGCGCACGCTCGAAGAGATTCAGAACGAGCGCGCCCGCGAGCTGATCGGCGAGTTCCAGCGCAAGTTCGACCTCGTGCGGTGGGGCATCTGGTACACCAAGACCCTCGAATCGGCCGACTACGAAACCGTGCGCAACGCCATCCTGCCCTGCCACGAATACTACCCGATTCCCGACACGCAGGTGGTCTACTCGGGCTATGCGCTCGACAACAAGGAGTATGAAAAATACGGACTTTAA